The following proteins are co-located in the Nitrospirota bacterium genome:
- a CDS encoding DUF2155 domain-containing protein — MKKLLSVILVSGLVFSFIGCKKKEEKPLLPPGHPSMEGGMPPSGGVPPAGMPADMPKIDRTITIPKEVAAKWSSVKLAVEDKVAKNMKEYTVAIGSELAVPNTKVKIKVLAFLPDFKMGDKDITSASDKPNNPAVQVAVTEPGKEEWKGWLYSMHPGIHPFPHERLAITLVNGVSK; from the coding sequence ATGAAGAAGCTTCTATCCGTTATCCTGGTCAGTGGTCTTGTGTTTTCATTCATAGGCTGTAAGAAAAAAGAGGAGAAGCCCCTGCTGCCGCCAGGGCATCCGAGCATGGAGGGAGGGATGCCGCCGTCAGGGGGGGTGCCGCCTGCGGGGATGCCGGCTGATATGCCGAAAATAGACCGTACTATCACCATTCCGAAAGAAGTAGCAGCAAAATGGTCCTCCGTAAAGCTTGCTGTCGAGGACAAAGTCGCGAAGAACATGAAAGAATATACTGTAGCCATAGGGTCTGAGCTGGCAGTGCCGAACACGAAGGTTAAGATCAAGGTCCTCGCGTTCCTGCCGGATTTCAAGATGGGCGATAAGGACATTACCTCGGCTTCTGACAAGCCGAACAATCCTGCGGTGCAGGTGGCGGTGACTGAGCCGGGCAAAGAGGAGTGGAAAGGCTGGCTCTATTCCATGCATCCCGGTATTCACCCGTTCCCGCATGAGAGGCTCGCGATCACGCTTGTGAATGGCGTTTCAAAGTAA
- the tadA gene encoding tRNA adenosine(34) deaminase TadA — MNQPEQKTDEDFMRLALAEAEKAAACGETPVGAVLVLAGAVIARAHNMRETWQDPTAHAEAIVLREASARLGRWRLQDATLYVTLEPCLMCAGALVLARVNRLVYGCRDPKAGALGSVYDVVRDGRLNHVYRITPGMLEAECRQVLSGFFEKLREK; from the coding sequence ATGAACCAACCGGAGCAAAAGACGGACGAAGATTTTATGCGCTTGGCGCTGGCCGAGGCCGAGAAGGCCGCTGCATGCGGAGAAACCCCGGTCGGGGCAGTGCTCGTTCTCGCCGGCGCGGTCATCGCAAGGGCGCATAACATGCGCGAAACCTGGCAGGATCCCACGGCACACGCAGAAGCCATTGTTCTCCGCGAAGCGTCCGCGAGGCTCGGCAGGTGGCGGTTACAGGATGCAACCCTCTACGTAACCCTCGAGCCCTGCCTGATGTGTGCCGGCGCATTGGTGCTCGCACGGGTCAACAGGCTGGTCTATGGCTGCCGGGACCCAAAGGCCGGAGCGCTCGGATCTGTATATGATGTGGTGCGTGACGGCAGGCTGAATCATGTTTACCGCATCACACCGGGAATGCTCGAGGCTGAATGTCGTCAGGTGCTCTCGGGATTTTTTGAGAAACTGAGAGAGAAATAA
- the serS gene encoding serine--tRNA ligase — MLDLRFVREKTDTVRAALSRRGITVDLTEFLALDDKRRAAQQTIETLRRRRNEVSEEIGRLKKTGQPAEDKVLEMRAEGDKIAELENSAREVEEAQRNILLNIPNLPNASVPDGKDENDNQEIRRWSPQGGEPPKFPFEPKPHWDLAEYLDIIDFDRAAKITGARFALYKGMGARLERALINFMLDLHTTEHGYLEVLPPFMVNRTSMTATGQLPKFEEELFRVENGTYYLIPTAEVPVTNIHRDEILPEEKLPILYTAYTPCFRREAGSYGKDTRGLIRQHQFNKVELVKFSKPADSYDELEKLTRNAEEVLKRIGLAYRVIALCAGDLGFSAAKTYDIEAWLPSQNKYREISSCSNFEDFQARRGNIRFKPAGGKKTELVHTLNGSGLAVGRTVVAILENFQQSDGSVVVPEALRKYMGGAEKITRDEGRGTNGRETNSSRPSS; from the coding sequence ATGCTCGATTTACGGTTCGTTCGGGAGAAAACTGACACCGTCAGGGCCGCGTTGTCCCGTCGCGGCATCACGGTTGATCTGACAGAGTTCCTGGCGCTGGATGACAAACGGCGCGCGGCGCAGCAGACGATCGAGACCCTTCGCCGCAGGCGCAATGAGGTCTCTGAGGAGATCGGCAGGCTCAAGAAGACCGGCCAACCCGCAGAGGACAAGGTTTTGGAGATGCGAGCGGAGGGCGACAAGATCGCCGAGCTCGAAAACAGCGCCCGCGAGGTTGAGGAAGCACAGCGGAACATCCTGCTCAATATTCCAAACCTGCCGAATGCCTCGGTGCCCGACGGCAAGGACGAGAATGACAATCAGGAGATCAGGCGATGGTCTCCGCAGGGCGGTGAGCCGCCGAAGTTCCCGTTCGAGCCCAAGCCCCACTGGGACTTGGCCGAATACCTGGACATTATTGATTTTGACCGGGCAGCCAAGATCACCGGCGCCCGCTTCGCTCTTTACAAAGGCATGGGCGCACGGCTCGAACGCGCCCTGATTAATTTCATGCTCGACCTCCATACCACGGAGCATGGCTATCTTGAGGTGCTCCCCCCGTTCATGGTGAACAGGACGAGCATGACCGCCACGGGCCAGCTCCCCAAGTTCGAGGAAGAGCTTTTTCGGGTCGAGAACGGGACGTACTATTTAATTCCTACGGCGGAAGTTCCGGTAACCAATATTCATCGGGACGAAATACTGCCGGAAGAAAAACTTCCGATACTCTACACAGCCTACACGCCTTGTTTTCGCCGCGAGGCGGGTTCCTATGGCAAGGACACTCGCGGGCTCATCCGGCAACATCAGTTCAACAAGGTGGAGCTGGTCAAGTTCTCGAAACCTGCAGATTCGTACGATGAACTGGAAAAGCTCACCCGCAATGCCGAGGAAGTGCTCAAGCGGATCGGTCTCGCGTACCGGGTGATCGCGTTGTGCGCCGGGGACTTGGGGTTTTCCGCGGCAAAGACATACGACATCGAGGCCTGGCTCCCGTCGCAGAACAAATACCGGGAGATCTCCTCATGTTCCAACTTTGAGGATTTTCAGGCGCGGCGAGGGAACATCCGGTTCAAACCCGCCGGTGGAAAGAAGACCGAACTCGTACACACGCTGAACGGTTCCGGTCTTGCCGTGGGCCGCACGGTGGTGGCGATCCTGGAGAATTTTCAGCAGTCCGACGGGAGTGTTGTGGTCCCCGAAGCGCTCCGGAAATACATGGGTGGAGCGGAGAAGATAACGAGGGACGAGGGACGAGGGACGAATGGACGAGAAACAAATTCATCGCGTCCATCATCTTAG
- a CDS encoding tetratricopeptide repeat protein, whose product MKKGVIVLLLGMVLLAGCDVFDKTAQNEFETATKLWNAGDYQNAVMQYFALVKEHPSSSRADDALYWAGVTQFLYLGETEKSLQTFRLLLKRYPHRDMAPAAQWYIAQIYELGYSDYERAAVEYRRAAEYTNREVMEKSLYSLADNLFRLGKRDEARDVWMRQVTEFPNGPQSRLANYRLGTAAFAKGDLKNAESFYRKTLENGTDQELAIKAKFALAGCFEAGDNLAEALKLYKEIEPVYANTEAIKIKIRALETRIIKKSY is encoded by the coding sequence ATGAAAAAAGGCGTGATTGTTCTTCTGCTCGGGATGGTTTTGCTGGCAGGATGCGATGTTTTTGACAAGACCGCGCAGAACGAGTTTGAGACCGCGACCAAGCTTTGGAACGCAGGTGATTACCAGAATGCGGTCATGCAGTATTTTGCGCTTGTGAAGGAGCATCCCTCCAGTTCGCGGGCGGACGACGCGCTTTACTGGGCAGGGGTAACGCAGTTTCTTTATCTCGGAGAGACGGAGAAGTCGCTCCAGACATTCAGACTGCTCTTGAAGAGGTATCCTCATCGGGACATGGCGCCCGCTGCCCAGTGGTACATCGCCCAGATCTACGAGCTTGGGTACAGCGATTACGAACGCGCCGCGGTAGAATACCGCAGGGCCGCGGAGTATACGAACCGCGAGGTGATGGAAAAAAGCCTGTACAGCCTTGCTGACAACCTGTTCCGTCTCGGCAAGCGGGATGAGGCACGGGATGTCTGGATGAGACAGGTGACGGAATTCCCGAACGGGCCGCAATCGCGGCTTGCCAATTACCGGCTCGGGACCGCCGCCTTTGCAAAGGGCGATTTGAAAAACGCGGAGTCGTTTTACCGGAAAACACTCGAGAACGGCACCGATCAGGAGCTTGCGATCAAGGCGAAATTCGCCCTTGCCGGCTGTTTCGAGGCAGGGGATAATCTGGCCGAGGCGCTCAAGCTCTACAAGGAGATCGAACCCGTGTATGCGAACACGGAGGCCATCAAGATCAAGATCCGGGCGCTCGAAACCAGGATCATTAAGAAAAGTTATTGA